One Triplophysa dalaica isolate WHDGS20190420 chromosome 1, ASM1584641v1, whole genome shotgun sequence DNA segment encodes these proteins:
- the LOC130429507 gene encoding asialoglycoprotein receptor 1-like, whose protein sequence is MKQLCLYILSFLGLVCVGVCKPREYILIKQLKTWTDAQSYCRLNHIDLATVQTDEDLKNLRQTASENAFALYGWIGLYNDITSWRWSHQDESVAYFNWYPGFPDNYGSGEECAVLRHDGYWFDYYCTLTRWSLCFEDKNGTVKYYLVDHSEV, encoded by the exons ATGAAGCAACTGTGTCTCTATATCCTCTCTTTTTTAG GACTGGtttgtgtaggtgtgtgtaaaCCGCGCGAGTATATTCTGATCAAACAGCTGAAGACGTGGACAGACGCACAGTCTTACTGCAGATTGAATCACATTGATCTGGCCACCGTTCAGACTGATGAAGATCTGAAAAATCTGCGTCAGACCGCCAGTGAGAACGCCTTTGCTTTATATGGCTGGATCGGACTCTACAATGACATTACGAGCTGGAGATGGTCTCATCAGGACGAGAGCGTGGCTTATTTCAACTGGTATCCAGGTTTCCCTGATAACTACGGTTCAGGAGAGGAGTGTGCCGTATTAAGACACGACGGGTACTGGTTTGACTACTACTGTACTCTCACAAGATGGTCTTTGTGttttgagg ATAAGAACGGCACAGTGAAATATTACTTAGTTGATCA TTCAGAAGTGTGA